From a single Parambassis ranga chromosome 2, fParRan2.1, whole genome shotgun sequence genomic region:
- the creb3l1 gene encoding cyclic AMP-responsive element-binding protein 3-like protein 1 isoform X2 yields MMESILDSLTAEKLYPSGGTNLLDLEELSDGDFLTNVPFSSDQMDDFSSELFNSFFDDHLLERPLLPDRPSLLHIDMDSSPEFEWSFSQDLSAILVKQEEPDVGQRLDPQPLEGPPLILSPAPPHRGSSWKHAERSPEDVKPVTIKDEPREIGQYLSLPSDDALQLPPTPPSSNHGDSDGSLPPSSPHLALPPSSPQTQQRPGGRTSSSSSSSSAISSSPLLTAPHKLQGSGPLMLTEEEKRTLVAEGYPVPNKLPLTKSEEKALKRVRRKIKNKISAQESRRKKKEYVECLEKKVESYTSENSDLWRKVENLETANRSLLQQLQKLQSLISGKVVPRSCKMASTQTGTCLMMVAVCFVLVLGSLSPCFSPLSLLTHSSSLSPSSPSSHPSPSVDLYTTTQVRSRSLLFYNEGSPLEETFVPSEAERLQSEGHSHIHTSRYAADAHSNQTTRPELVRRETKPDGVSEHF; encoded by the exons ccTTTCTCCAGTGATCAGATGGACGACTTCAGCAGTGAACTATTCAACAGTTTCTTTGACGACCACCTATTAGAGCGCCCCCTACTGCCAGACAGACCTTCACTTTTACACATTGACATGGACAGCAGCCCAG AGTTTGAATGGAGCTTCAGTCAAGACCTGTCAGCCATCTTGGTCAAACAGGAGGAGCCTGATGTGGGTCAGCGGTTAGATCCTCAACCTCTGGAAGGCCCGCCTCTTATTCTTAGTCCGGCCCCTCCACACAGAGGATCGTCATGGAAACACGCG gagcgCAGTCCAGAAGATGTGAAGCCTGTCACTATAAAAGATGAACCCAGAGAGATCGGACAGTACCTCAGCCTGCCCagcg ACGATGCTCTCCAGCTCCCGCCCACCCCTCCCAGCAGTAACCATGGCGACAGTGACGGCTCACTGCCGCCATCCTCTCCACACCTCGCCCTGCCACCATCTTCCCCTCAGACGCAACAGAGGCCAGGAGGTcgcacctcttcctcctcctcctcctcctcagccatctcctcctcacctctcctcaCTGCACCACAT AAGCTGCAGGGATCAGGACCCCTCatgctgacagaagaagagaagaggacccTGGTTGCAGAGGGTTACCCGGTCCCTAACAAACTtcctctcacaaagagcgaagAGAAGGCACTGAAGAGAGTCAGACGgaagattaaaaacaaa ATTTCCGCTCAGGAGAGTCGGAGGAAGAAAAAGGAATATGTGGAATGTCTGGAGAAAAA GGTGGAGAGTTACACATCAGAAAACAGCGACCTGTGGAGGAAAGTAGAAAACCTGGAGACGGCCAACAG GTCTCTCCTACAGCAGCTCCAGAAGCTCCAGTCCCTTATTTCAGGCAAAGTTGTCCCCCGTTCTTGTAAAATGGCTTCAACTCAAACAGGAACATGCCTCATG atggTGGCTGTGTGTTTCGTCCTGGTGTTGGGCTCGCTCTCCCCCTGcttctcccccctctccctgctCACTCACAGCTCCTCTTTGTCCccttcctccccttcctctcaTCCTTCTCCGTCGGTGGACCTCTACACCACCACTCAGG tccGTTCCCGCAGCCTGCTCTTCTACAACGAAGGCTCTCCGCTGGAGGAAACGTTTGTGCCATCAGAAGCGGAGAGGCTACAGTCAGAAGGCCACTCCCACATCCACACAAGCCGATACGCAGCTGACGCCCACAGCAACCAGACCACTAGGCCTGAGTTAGTCCGGAG agaaacaaaaccagaCGGAGTGTCAGAACATTTCTGA
- the creb3l1 gene encoding cyclic AMP-responsive element-binding protein 3-like protein 1 isoform X1 produces MMESILDSLTAEKLYPSGGTNLLDLEELSDGDFLTNVPFSSDQMDDFSSELFNSFFDDHLLERPLLPDRPSLLHIDMDSSPDIQAEHSYSLSEDSAPQSPALSIKMDQESEFEWSFSQDLSAILVKQEEPDVGQRLDPQPLEGPPLILSPAPPHRGSSWKHAERSPEDVKPVTIKDEPREIGQYLSLPSDDALQLPPTPPSSNHGDSDGSLPPSSPHLALPPSSPQTQQRPGGRTSSSSSSSSAISSSPLLTAPHKLQGSGPLMLTEEEKRTLVAEGYPVPNKLPLTKSEEKALKRVRRKIKNKISAQESRRKKKEYVECLEKKVESYTSENSDLWRKVENLETANRSLLQQLQKLQSLISGKVVPRSCKMASTQTGTCLMMVAVCFVLVLGSLSPCFSPLSLLTHSSSLSPSSPSSHPSPSVDLYTTTQVRSRSLLFYNEGSPLEETFVPSEAERLQSEGHSHIHTSRYAADAHSNQTTRPELVRRETKPDGVSEHF; encoded by the exons ccTTTCTCCAGTGATCAGATGGACGACTTCAGCAGTGAACTATTCAACAGTTTCTTTGACGACCACCTATTAGAGCGCCCCCTACTGCCAGACAGACCTTCACTTTTACACATTGACATGGACAGCAGCCCAG ATATTCAAGCAGAGCACAGCTACTCTTTGAGTGAAGACTCCGCCCCCCAGAGCCCAGCCCTGTCAATCAAAATGGACCAAGAGTCTG AGTTTGAATGGAGCTTCAGTCAAGACCTGTCAGCCATCTTGGTCAAACAGGAGGAGCCTGATGTGGGTCAGCGGTTAGATCCTCAACCTCTGGAAGGCCCGCCTCTTATTCTTAGTCCGGCCCCTCCACACAGAGGATCGTCATGGAAACACGCG gagcgCAGTCCAGAAGATGTGAAGCCTGTCACTATAAAAGATGAACCCAGAGAGATCGGACAGTACCTCAGCCTGCCCagcg ACGATGCTCTCCAGCTCCCGCCCACCCCTCCCAGCAGTAACCATGGCGACAGTGACGGCTCACTGCCGCCATCCTCTCCACACCTCGCCCTGCCACCATCTTCCCCTCAGACGCAACAGAGGCCAGGAGGTcgcacctcttcctcctcctcctcctcctcagccatctcctcctcacctctcctcaCTGCACCACAT AAGCTGCAGGGATCAGGACCCCTCatgctgacagaagaagagaagaggacccTGGTTGCAGAGGGTTACCCGGTCCCTAACAAACTtcctctcacaaagagcgaagAGAAGGCACTGAAGAGAGTCAGACGgaagattaaaaacaaa ATTTCCGCTCAGGAGAGTCGGAGGAAGAAAAAGGAATATGTGGAATGTCTGGAGAAAAA GGTGGAGAGTTACACATCAGAAAACAGCGACCTGTGGAGGAAAGTAGAAAACCTGGAGACGGCCAACAG GTCTCTCCTACAGCAGCTCCAGAAGCTCCAGTCCCTTATTTCAGGCAAAGTTGTCCCCCGTTCTTGTAAAATGGCTTCAACTCAAACAGGAACATGCCTCATG atggTGGCTGTGTGTTTCGTCCTGGTGTTGGGCTCGCTCTCCCCCTGcttctcccccctctccctgctCACTCACAGCTCCTCTTTGTCCccttcctccccttcctctcaTCCTTCTCCGTCGGTGGACCTCTACACCACCACTCAGG tccGTTCCCGCAGCCTGCTCTTCTACAACGAAGGCTCTCCGCTGGAGGAAACGTTTGTGCCATCAGAAGCGGAGAGGCTACAGTCAGAAGGCCACTCCCACATCCACACAAGCCGATACGCAGCTGACGCCCACAGCAACCAGACCACTAGGCCTGAGTTAGTCCGGAG agaaacaaaaccagaCGGAGTGTCAGAACATTTCTGA
- the creb3l1 gene encoding cyclic AMP-responsive element-binding protein 3-like protein 1 isoform X3: protein MMESILDSLTAEKLYPSGGTNLLDLEELSDGDFLTNVPFSSDQMDDFSSELFNSFFDDHLLERPLLPDRPSLLHIDMDSSPDIQAEHSYSLSEDSAPQSPALSIKMDQESEFEWSFSQDLSAILVKQEEPDVGQRLDPQPLEGPPLILSPAPPHRGSSWKHAERSPEDVKPVTIKDEPREIGQYLSLPSDDALQLPPTPPSSNHGDSDGSLPPSSPHLALPPSSPQTQQRPGGRTSSSSSSSSAISSSPLLTAPHKLQGSGPLMLTEEEKRTLVAEGYPVPNKLPLTKSEEKALKRVRRKIKNKISAQESRRKKKEYVECLEKKVESYTSENSDLWRKVENLETANRSLLQQLQKLQSLISGKVVPRSCKMASTQTGTCLMSVPAACSSTTKALRWRKRLCHQKRRGYSQKATPTSTQADTQLTPTATRPLGLS, encoded by the exons ccTTTCTCCAGTGATCAGATGGACGACTTCAGCAGTGAACTATTCAACAGTTTCTTTGACGACCACCTATTAGAGCGCCCCCTACTGCCAGACAGACCTTCACTTTTACACATTGACATGGACAGCAGCCCAG ATATTCAAGCAGAGCACAGCTACTCTTTGAGTGAAGACTCCGCCCCCCAGAGCCCAGCCCTGTCAATCAAAATGGACCAAGAGTCTG AGTTTGAATGGAGCTTCAGTCAAGACCTGTCAGCCATCTTGGTCAAACAGGAGGAGCCTGATGTGGGTCAGCGGTTAGATCCTCAACCTCTGGAAGGCCCGCCTCTTATTCTTAGTCCGGCCCCTCCACACAGAGGATCGTCATGGAAACACGCG gagcgCAGTCCAGAAGATGTGAAGCCTGTCACTATAAAAGATGAACCCAGAGAGATCGGACAGTACCTCAGCCTGCCCagcg ACGATGCTCTCCAGCTCCCGCCCACCCCTCCCAGCAGTAACCATGGCGACAGTGACGGCTCACTGCCGCCATCCTCTCCACACCTCGCCCTGCCACCATCTTCCCCTCAGACGCAACAGAGGCCAGGAGGTcgcacctcttcctcctcctcctcctcctcagccatctcctcctcacctctcctcaCTGCACCACAT AAGCTGCAGGGATCAGGACCCCTCatgctgacagaagaagagaagaggacccTGGTTGCAGAGGGTTACCCGGTCCCTAACAAACTtcctctcacaaagagcgaagAGAAGGCACTGAAGAGAGTCAGACGgaagattaaaaacaaa ATTTCCGCTCAGGAGAGTCGGAGGAAGAAAAAGGAATATGTGGAATGTCTGGAGAAAAA GGTGGAGAGTTACACATCAGAAAACAGCGACCTGTGGAGGAAAGTAGAAAACCTGGAGACGGCCAACAG GTCTCTCCTACAGCAGCTCCAGAAGCTCCAGTCCCTTATTTCAGGCAAAGTTGTCCCCCGTTCTTGTAAAATGGCTTCAACTCAAACAGGAACATGCCTCATG tccGTTCCCGCAGCCTGCTCTTCTACAACGAAGGCTCTCCGCTGGAGGAAACGTTTGTGCCATCAGAAGCGGAGAGGCTACAGTCAGAAGGCCACTCCCACATCCACACAAGCCGATACGCAGCTGACGCCCACAGCAACCAGACCACTAGGCCTGAGTTAG